From a single Silene latifolia isolate original U9 population chromosome 6, ASM4854445v1, whole genome shotgun sequence genomic region:
- the LOC141588790 gene encoding uncharacterized protein LOC141588790 has protein sequence MAVVGEFRGGGWPTVSGVVDSDLESDEYGEFPAKMIDTRHIFNLRKNFKNHDELIAEVRKIGLLHDIHMRLDTYHPHRGYGERWLKCDKSGPYQFRGNFDVPSTKSYTGTKKCWCPFKLKAVGQADSTWRLDVHNGFHNHYFIGVRVMF, from the exons ATGGCGGTCGTCGGTGAGTTTAGGGGTGGTGGGTGGCCCACCGTCAGTGGTGTCGTG gACTCGGACTTGGAGTCCGATGAGTATGGGGAATTTCCTGCAAAAATGATAGATACTAGACACATTTTCAATCTccgaaaaaatttcaaaaatcacgaTGAATTGATAGCAGAAGTTAGAAAAATTGGACTTTTGCATGATATACACATGCGGCTAGATACTTATCACCCACATCGTGGTTATGGTGAGCGTTGGCTTAAGTGTGACAAGTCTGGACCTTATCAATTTCGAGGGAATTTTGACGTTCCATCCACGAAGTCGTATACGGGGACTAAAAaatgttggtgcccttttaaacTCAAGGCGGTTGGACAAGCTGACAGCACATGGAGGTTAGATGTACATAATGGATTTCACAACCACTACTTCATTGGAGTAAGGGTAATGTTTTGA
- the LOC141585795 gene encoding putative lipid-binding protein AIR1B, with product MASNTGMSAITLFLFLNIIFFSLVTATNNPNNYPNYPHATCPINTLKLGVCANLLNGLLGIVIGHPPKEPCCSLIRGLADLEAAVCLCTALRANILGIRLNVPISLSLLLNECGCKLPSGFTCP from the coding sequence ATGGCATCCAACACCGGCATGTCCGCAATCaccctctttctttttctcaacATCATTTTCTTCTCCCTTGTGACCGCGACAAACAACCCTAATAATTACCCTAATTATCCCCATGCAACATGCCCTATAAATACCCTTAAACTAGGGGTATGTGCCAATTTGTTGAATGGTTTACTAGGGATAGTAATTGGACATCCTCCAAAGGAACCTTGTTGTAGCCTCATTCGAGGCCTCGCTGATCTCGAAGCAGCTGTTTGTCTTTGCACAGCCCTTAGGGCTAATATTTTGGGTATCCGCCTAAATGTTCCGATTTCTTTGAGCTTGTTGCTTAATGAGTGTGGCTGCAAACTCCCTTCCGGTTTCACTTGCCCTTAG
- the LOC141585796 gene encoding 14 kDa proline-rich protein DC2.15-like, protein MASTTGTSTITVFLFVNIVFFSLVTATYNPNNYPTKPPGKCPIDTLKLKVCANVLDGLLGIKIGHPPKEPCCSLIRGLADVDAAVCLCTALRAKILGNRLNIPIALSLLLNECGCKIPSGFTCP, encoded by the coding sequence ATGGCATCCACCACCGGCACGTCCACCATCACCGTCTTTCTTTTTGTCAACATCGTCTTCTTCTCCCTTGTGACCGCGACATACAACCCAAATAATTACCCTACAAAACCCCCCGGAAAATGCCCTATAGATACCCTTAAACTAAAGGTATGTGCCAATGTGTTGGATGGTTTACTAGGGATAAAAATTGGACATCCTCCAAAGGAACCTTGTTGTAGCCTCATTCGAGGCCTCGCCGATGTTGATGCAGCTGTTTGTCTTTGCACCGCCCTTAGGGCTAAAATTTTGGGCAACCGCCTAAATATTCCTATTGCTTTGAGCTTGCTTCTTAATGAATGTGGCTGCAAAATCCCTTCCGGTTTCACTTGCCCTTAG
- the LOC141587360 gene encoding putative F-box protein At3g49980 isoform X1, whose amino-acid sequence MERNYGKHRNSTFGDPGILPEDILIDILLRVAARHLARLRFVCKSWRSLIDDVNFIERHYGVHYSICKADGDNSFLCDRVQYNDLSFVLKVSLVSEHTGDVPLDLTPNLLVDSAACFTDTPNVFSEANVVGVVKGVVCIFWWQYQDLGLWNPATREFKALTPWLNCLIQNQTLEMIGFGFDCISNDFKTLRGNLYQDGTPYYELNSLKTNSWKRVREPPPLRGMISYIMGAYLNGVAYWYVYAVDSPVASILSFNFHTEVFELCNLPADTAIVRRKFPFVYKEVLAVYKERLAFVLEGTDIDMGEFYFHVWTVTPQVDANSGTLVMSWQHLFRSRPFSENQVLSLTDYCTNRGTCAEKRRSAERGG is encoded by the exons ATGGAGAGAAATTATGGCAAGCATCGGAATTCGACGTTTGGGGATCCCGGGATCCTTCCAGAGGATATTTTAATAGACATCCTATTAAGAGTAGCAGCAAGACACTTAGCTCGCTTGAGATTCGTGTGTAAATCGTGGCGTTCCCTCATCGACGACGTTAACTTCATAGAGAGACATTATGGTGTTCATTATTCCATATGCAAAGCAGATGGTGACAACTCTTTTCTCTGTGACAGAGTCCAATATAATGACTTATCTTTTGTCTTGAAAGTGTCCCTTGTATCCGAACACACAGGTGACGTTCCTTTAGATTTGACTCCTAATCTACTTGTCGATAGTGCGGCTTGTTTCACGGATACCCCTAATGTATTTTCAGAAGCTAATGTGGTAGGCGTTGTCAAAGGCGTGGTTTGCATCTTTTGGTGGCAGTATCAGGACCTTGGTTTGTGGAATCCAGCCACTCGAGAATTCAAGGCCCTTACTCCTTGGTTAAACTGCCTTATTCAAAACCAGACTCTCGAAATGattggttttgggtttgattgCATCTCTAATGATTTCAAGACCCTTAGAGGAAATCTTTACCAGGATGGAACACCATATTACGAACTCAactctttgaaaacaaattcatGGAAAAGGGTAAGAGAACCGCCGCCTTTGCGTGGCATGATTAGCTACATAATGGGGGCTTATTTAAATGGTGTTGCTTATTGGTATGTTTACGCTGTTGATTCGCCCGTTGCATCAATCCTTTCCTTTAACTTCCACACAGAAGTTTTTGAGCTGTGTAATCTTCCTGCAGACACTGCAATTGTTCGTCGGAAATTCCCATTTGTATACAAGGAGGTGCTGGCAGTATACAAGGAACGCCTTGCATTCGTTCTTGAGGGTACTGACATAGACATGGGAGAGTTCTACTTTCACGTCTGGACCGTAACTCCTCAAGTTGATGCAAATTCAGGTACTCTAGTCATGTCATGGCAACATTTGTTCAGATCCAGACCATTTTCCGA GAACCAGGTTCTGAGCTTAACTGATTACTGCACAAATAGGGGTACGTGTGCAGAAAAGCGGAGATCAGCAGAGAGAGGAGGATAA
- the LOC141587360 gene encoding putative F-box protein At3g21120 isoform X2, producing the protein MERNYGKHRNSTFGDPGILPEDILIDILLRVAARHLARLRFVCKSWRSLIDDVNFIERHYGVHYSICKADGDNSFLCDRVQYNDLSFVLKVSLVSEHTGDVPLDLTPNLLVDSAACFTDTPNVFSEANVVGVVKGVVCIFWWQYQDLGLWNPATREFKALTPWLNCLIQNQTLEMIGFGFDCISNDFKTLRGNLYQDGTPYYELNSLKTNSWKRVREPPPLRGMISYIMGAYLNGVAYWYVYAVDSPVASILSFNFHTEVFELCNLPADTAIVRRKFPFVYKEVLAVYKERLAFVLEGTDIDMGEFYFHVWTVTPQVDANSGTRF; encoded by the exons ATGGAGAGAAATTATGGCAAGCATCGGAATTCGACGTTTGGGGATCCCGGGATCCTTCCAGAGGATATTTTAATAGACATCCTATTAAGAGTAGCAGCAAGACACTTAGCTCGCTTGAGATTCGTGTGTAAATCGTGGCGTTCCCTCATCGACGACGTTAACTTCATAGAGAGACATTATGGTGTTCATTATTCCATATGCAAAGCAGATGGTGACAACTCTTTTCTCTGTGACAGAGTCCAATATAATGACTTATCTTTTGTCTTGAAAGTGTCCCTTGTATCCGAACACACAGGTGACGTTCCTTTAGATTTGACTCCTAATCTACTTGTCGATAGTGCGGCTTGTTTCACGGATACCCCTAATGTATTTTCAGAAGCTAATGTGGTAGGCGTTGTCAAAGGCGTGGTTTGCATCTTTTGGTGGCAGTATCAGGACCTTGGTTTGTGGAATCCAGCCACTCGAGAATTCAAGGCCCTTACTCCTTGGTTAAACTGCCTTATTCAAAACCAGACTCTCGAAATGattggttttgggtttgattgCATCTCTAATGATTTCAAGACCCTTAGAGGAAATCTTTACCAGGATGGAACACCATATTACGAACTCAactctttgaaaacaaattcatGGAAAAGGGTAAGAGAACCGCCGCCTTTGCGTGGCATGATTAGCTACATAATGGGGGCTTATTTAAATGGTGTTGCTTATTGGTATGTTTACGCTGTTGATTCGCCCGTTGCATCAATCCTTTCCTTTAACTTCCACACAGAAGTTTTTGAGCTGTGTAATCTTCCTGCAGACACTGCAATTGTTCGTCGGAAATTCCCATTTGTATACAAGGAGGTGCTGGCAGTATACAAGGAACGCCTTGCATTCGTTCTTGAGGGTACTGACATAGACATGGGAGAGTTCTACTTTCACGTCTGGACCGTAACTCCTCAAGTTGATGCAAATTCAG GAACCAGGTTCTGA
- the LOC141587361 gene encoding uncharacterized protein LOC141587361, which translates to MGIIRSGFSFIVGTVFGVYVAQNYDVPNIRKLGDTGMAKLKHYEQTYRKPKKPRDD; encoded by the coding sequence ATGGGTATTATTCGATCAGGATTCTCCTTCATAGTTGGTACTGTCTTCGGCGTATACGTTGCCCAAAACTACGACGTTCCCAATATAAGGAAGCTTGGTGATACTGGTATGGCTAAGCTCAAACATTATGAACAAACTTATCGCAAACCCAAGAAACCAAGAGatgattaa